From a single Ascaphus truei isolate aAscTru1 chromosome 2, aAscTru1.hap1, whole genome shotgun sequence genomic region:
- the LOC142475158 gene encoding uncharacterized protein LOC142475158 — protein sequence MEKMRTEQSCRLENRLESSIPITMSENATFNQSTLFINNVTASHSKGNILEGAKGKELRESGKSQTLLLDHKRTHTGERPHVCGECGKGFSKLSNLNTQKRTHTGERPYVCGECGKGFSRLSHLNLHKRTHTGERPHVCGECGKGFRDLSSLRTHKRTHTGERPYVCGECGKGFSDLSSLRKHKRTHTGERPHVCGECGKGFRDLSSLREHKRTHTGERPYVCGECGKGFSDLSSLRKHKRTHTGERPHVCGECGKGFRDLSSLNTHKRTHTGERPYVCGECGKGFSQLSNLNTHKRTHGVETSLSHV from the coding sequence atggaaaagatgaggacagaacaatcttgcagATTAGAGAATCGATTAGAAAGCAGCATTCCAATAACTATGTCAGAAAATGCAACTTTCAACCAGTCAACGCTATttataaacaatgtaactgcttctcattcaAAAGGAAATATATTAGAAGGTGCCAAAGGAAAAGAGCTtagagaaagtgggaagagtcAGACTTTGTTATTAGaccacaagaggacacacacaggggagagaccgcatgtatgtggggaatgtgggaagggatttagtaaattatccaacctgaacacacagaagaggacacacacaggggagagaccgtatgtatgtggggaatgtgggaagggatttagtcggttatcccacctgaacctacacaagaggacacacacaggggagagaccgcatgtatgtggggaatgtgggaagggatttagggacttatccagcctgaggacacacaagaggacacacacaggggagagaccgtatgtatgtggggaatgtgggaaaggatttagtgacttatccagcctgaggaaacacaagaggacacacacaggggagagaccgcatgtatgtggggaatgtgggaagggatttagggacttatccagcctgagggaacacaagaggacacacacaggggagagaccgtatgtatgtggggaatgtgggaaaggatttagtgacttatccagcctgaggaaacacaagaggacacacacaggggagagaccgcatgtatgtggggaatgtgggaagggatttagggacttatccagcctgaacacacacaagaggacacacacaggggagagaccgtatgtatgtggggaatgtgggaagggatttagtcagttatccaacctgaacacacacaagaggacacacggGGTAGAGACATCTCTCTCTCATGTTTAG